The Planctomicrobium piriforme genome contains the following window.
GCTTTTTGAGGCACTTTCCGTCAAAAACCCGCCTGTTTCAGAACAGGCTTTTCCTAACCAGTTGAAACTGTTCGACTAATAGCCGGACAGTTGTGTTCTAATAATGCAAACCGTTCTTTCGCACATGCACCCACGGGCGTTCTGCAGCCAGGCGGGGGCCTTCGGCGGCGGCGGTCAGTTTGAGCAGAATAACGTGATGGTCGCCGGCGTCGATTGCGGCGGTCACTTCTCCTTCAATCCAGCCGAGGGCATCCTGCAACACAGCTTGCCCGGCAGGGGAACGGTCGATGGCGATGCCTTCGAAGGCCGGTTCACCGGGGTCGAAGCCTTTGCCGAAGTGCCCGAGGACTGACTTCTGGGTTTCCCCGATGAGGCTCAATGCAGCGGTCGCGCCAGGGACCAGCCATTCCCGCAGATAACGTTTGGCATTCACCGCGACGGTGACGGCGGGAGGAGCGAACGACGCCTGCTGCACCCAACTGGCGAGCATGGCGGTCTCTTCACCGCCCGGCCCCCGGGCCGACAGAATAAACAGACCGCTGGGAATGCGGCCCAAGACAGGTCCAAAGGCGTCGTACATCGTGGTCGGGTCTTTCCGGAGGCCGTGCTGAACCACGCAGGCAGTCGTGCGCGACGGCAGAATCGTTATTTCCCTCAAAGTCTAGCGGGGGGATGTTGCGAAATGAAAACGGACAAACAGTTTTCTCCGACTCCCCGTTTTTTTCGTATTAGGAATGAGAGTAAGACGAGGAAGTTCACGTTGACTTTGGCGCATGAGCCCGCAGAGTGAAGGGTCGTTCGCCGTTCGTGAAATTCCTGTCGCCCGCATGCTGCCAGACAGGCGAATTGGAGTGCAACATGATCCAGAAGGCCCCCGCGAAAAGTCGTACCCGAGGCGTGAAGAAGACTCCTTCGAACACGCAGATCGCCAAGAAACGCAGCGAGATCCGGTCCACTTGGACCGTCGAAGAACGCCACCGCCGCGTTCCGACTCTGCGTGAAGACGCAGCCGATCTGCGGTTTCAGGCGCATTTGAAGTTCCTGGAATTCCTAATGGCGCATCAGGCCCGCTAAGCTTGATGACGCCCCTGCGAATTCCCCTCACCCTGGCCCTCTCACCTGATTACAGGGGTGCGGGGGCGACGCAAAGACTTCGTGTGTCGCTTCTGCCAGCCGTTCGAGAATGCGCGACATCCAGGCGAGGTGTTCGGGCTTCATGACGGTCGCCCGCATGCATTTGAGGCTGGGCTGGTCCCACTCTTCGATCGCTGCCAGCGGCGCCAGGAAGTCGCGAGAGAGCGTGAGCTGGGCGAGATGAATCTCCCGCCGCGCAGCCGCGTCGAAGATCTGCTGCGCGAATTCGCTCGACTGCGATGCGGTCTCCGCCTGCACCATCCAGACGACGATGTCGAGTTCCGGCACCACCACCGGTCGCAATCGCGGTTGGGCGTCGATCCACTCGACCAGTTTCAGCGCGGCCTCGCGTCCGCGTTCCAGGTTTCTCGCGAACTCCCCTTCGCGCACGAGCGGAAACGCCTGCAGCGTCGCCCACAGTGCGACGGCGGATGCCCCGGCCCGTGAGCATTCCAGGGAGATCTCCCCCAGGTGCAGGTCATCGGACGTGAAGTAGGTATAGGGCGACTCGTGGTGATAGATCGCCGCGACCCGGCGGTCTCGAAACAGGATGCACCCGCAGCCATAGGGCTGCAGTCCATGCTTATGCGGGTCGATGACGATGGAATCGGCATGTTTGAGAGCGGCATACGCTCGCGCGGACTCCGGCCGCAAATTCCCGGCGAGGCCAAAGTAACCGCCGTACGCGCTGTCGACATGCAGGCGAAATCCAAACCGCTCGCGGAGCGCGACGATTCGATCGAGCGGATCGACCGCCCCGAGTCCAGTCGTGCCGAGCGTGGCGACGACCGTCCCGATTTGTTCGGTCTGTAATATATGTTCGAGAGCGGCAAGATCCATTCTTCCGGCGCGATCGACGGGGACGGTCACGAATGGAACATTGAGGACTCGCGACAATCTCGAATGCGTGTAGTGAGCATGCGCCGAGGCCGCGACGGCATGCCCCCCGGTCAGTTCTCGCGCCACCCATAGCGCCTCGAAGTTGGCCATCGTCCCGCCGCCGCAGAGATGGCCCAGGTGTTCCGTCCAGCCAAACATCGCCGCGAGCTGCGCAATGCATTCAAGCTCCATCGCCGAACTCGCCCGACCGCCGTCGAGCGCATGATTGTTCGGATTCAGGCACATCGCCAGCGTGTAAGCCATCTGCGCCACCGGATGCGGCGGCTTGAGCATCTGCCCGAGATAGAACGGGTGATGGTAGGGGAAGTTGTCGTGCAACCTTTCGGCGGTCCGCTGGAGAACTTGAGCAGCATCCTGATTGAGTGGAGCGGATGACCAATCAGGCAAGTGCGAAAAGCCTTGTAGCAACTGCGCCAGGCTTTGCTGATAGAGATCGACCTGTTCTGGCGAGTGCATCCGGTTATTGCTCTGAGTTGGCGGCAGCTTTGATTTTGTCGATCGCTTCGAGGAGGTCTGGCTTCAAAAGTTCATCATCAAGAGATGCTGACATGGCTTCCAATGCCGGGAGAGTTTCTTTGGCAGGGTCGCCGAATCTGCCAAGCACTTGTAGTGCTGCGCGCCGGATCTGGAGTTGTTCGTGCCACGCGACGGTGTCTCCGTCAGCAAATGTTGCCGCGTTCAAAAGAACAGCGACAACCTGCGGATCTCGACCTCCCAGTTCACCAAGGGCAGTGATGGCTGCCTCGCGAGTGTCAAATTCGCTGTCGTCATAGTCACCGTTTTGTTCTACCGCCACGGGGATTCTCATGACCCAGGGGAGGATGAGTGCAGCCGCTCGATCAGGAGCGACTTTTGCCGTCACTCTAATGACTTCACTGCGAATGTTTTCATTGTCTCCGTTCAGCAATTCGATGAGTTTGGGAAGCAAGGGAAGAGCATGTGATCCCAGTTCGTCGCAGGCATCGATTCCAGCGAAATCTGGCGGCTGAAATTCGTTACTGAGGATGTCCACTCCCGGCCGAGGAGTTTTTGCGATTTTCCAGATCGCGACGGCAGCCGCCAGACGTACGTTCTTATCAAGATCGTTGAAAGCCATTTCGGTGAGTCTTGGCAATGCGACGGAAGCCGAAGGACCGATGTTTCCCAGCGCATGCACTGCCTCCATGCGAACTGGAATCATCGTCGAAATGAAACAGCCGCACATCCTCGCGGTCGTCTCCCGGCTTTCGGAAAGCCAGATCAAGTCATGTATGGCGGGAGCTGAAATACTTCCTTGTAAGGCGAGAGCGGAAGCCGCAGTATCTTGCACATAGGGTTTTGAGTCCCCCAAGGTCGGAATCAGTGCCGTGATCAACTCTTGGGTTCCTGATTTGAGTTGCTGCGCGGCCCTGATGGCAACAATACGCAATTGAGGATCATCGGCGTTCAACGCAGCGCGGACTCGTTGCCAGGCAGCGTCGCTTTCCGCTCCGATGCGGCCGATGATATTGATTGCTCGCCGCTGGTCTTCGGTGCTGTCGCTCCGATCATAGAATTCCATGACAGCCGCTAAGGCCGGAGCGCCGATTGAGATGAGAGAATCCGCGGCGGTCGAGCAAACTCGAACAGTCACGATAAAAGTTTGGCTCGGTACTTGACGATCGTCGTTCAGTGCCTCGACCAGAGCCTTGATGACGGCGGGGTTATCTTTGCCATAGTTCTTCAATTTTCTGGCAGCAGTGTATGCGAGGTCTGCATCGGAGCCTTTCAGGAGGAGAATCAGATCCTCGACTCCAAGATCCTGAGCGAAGGATAAAGTCGGCCAGCAGGTCGCTATGGTGAGAATCGCAATCCGGAAGACTTGAAACATGTCATCCTCCCGTGCCGAACTTCAGAGCCTGCAACAATCATAACCGACCGCTGCGGAGAATGCCCCAGATGAGCCAGACGCCGAGCAGGCCGGAGAAGATGAACAGGGGGGCGGCGAACCAGAGCGACTGCGTGGTCGTCGAGCGGATGATGAGGGCTGTGGCGACCACCATGGAGGAAATCACCATCCCCACCACGAGACGGTTGCTCGATCTGTCGAACTCAGTGATCAGGCGGTCGAGTCCGCGGTGTTCGAGCTGGACCTTGAGATCGTCCTGGCTGGCCTTTTGCAGCGTTCGGCCGAGATGCAGCGGGAGATCATGCACCGAACGCAGTAAGCCCTGCAGGTCGACGAGAGCCCGTTCGACGACCCGTTTGGGGTGATAGCGGTCGCGAATCATGCGTTCGACGAACGGCGAAAGCACTTCGGCCATGTTGAATTTGGGATCGAGCTTGCGGCCCACTCCTTCCAGCGTCACGCAGGCCCGAACGAGCAGCATCAGATCGCCGGGGCACTGCAGCCCGTGCGCGGCAAGAATACCGATGAAGTCGGTGAGCATCTGGCCGATGCGGATTTGTTCGAGCGGCAGGCCGTAGTAGGCGTCGAGGAAGTCGCGGACATCGGCCTTGAGCAGGACCAGGTCGATGCTGGGTCGCGTCGCCTGCCCGACGGACAGCAGCACCGTGACGGCCCGGTCGACGTCGTGATGGGCGACCGCCACAAACAGATCCACAAGGCGCTCGCGTTTTTCGTCATCGAGAAACCCGACCATGCCGTAGTCGAGCAGCACGATCGCGCCATCCTCGCGAATCCGCATGTTCCCGGGGTGCGGGTCGCCGTGAAAGTAACCCATCTCAAACGCCTGCCGCATGAAGATCGAGGCGCCGTTAACGGCCAATTGCGATGGATCGAGTCCGCAGGCGCGAATGCCGTCGAGATCGTACACCCTCAGACCGTCGACCCGTTCCATGACCAGGACGGCTTCCGTCAGCAGTTCAGGTTCGACATAGGGGACGTACAGCCGAGGATCCCCTTCAAAGAGCTTGCGAAACTCCTGCAGCGCACGGGCTTCACGCTGAAAATTCATTTCGCGGCGAATCGTGCGGGCGAAGTATTTGACGAGCCCGACGGGGTCGAACACCTGCGACTCTGGAACATGGCGTTCCATCAGTTGGGCGAGCTCCATCATCAACGCGAGATCGCGTTCGACCGCCTGTTTGATGCTGGGCCGGCGGACCTTCACGACAACCTCGCGGCCGTCGAGAGTCGTCGCGGCATGCACCTGCGCCAGCGAACCGGCGGCCAGCGGGGCATCGTCGAATTTGGAAAACAGCTCGTAAATCGGGCGATAGAATTCCAGCTCGATCGATTCCGTCACACCTTCGACCGCAAAGGGAGGGACATGCTCCTGTAGTAAGGTCAGTTCCTGGATGACGTCGTTGGGGATGAGGTCGGGCCGGGTGCTGAGCACCTGACCGAACTTGATGAACGTGGGACCCAGATCTTGCAGGGCGAGCCGGATGCGGCGGGGAGTGGTGAGTTCTTCCGGGATTTCGCGGCGTTTCCGCGACACGAGCCGGCGGCCCCAATTGAGATACGGCGCCAGTCCCAGACGTTCCAGCACATCTCCGAAGCCGTAGTTCAGCAACACGGTCGCGATTTCGCGACCGCGGTTGAGGTTCTTCAGGAATCGCAGGGGATAAGGTTGCACGGGGAACTTGAGGGCGGCCGACGGTGAAGTATGCGATTGAGAATTTCGAAATCCGAAGCACGAAATTCGAAACAAATCTCAATGCTCGAAATTCAAAAGTTTCAGAGACCTGTGAGAAGAAACCACGAATGAAACGAAATCACACGAATCAACTCTTGGTGCTGCAGATTCAGCGACGAACGCGACCCCTGTCATTCCATTCGTGTGTTTCGTGGTTCAATCCTCATGGTTTCTCCGTGGTGATTCTCAATATTCACCACCTGCCTGAAACATCACACTTGAGACTTGAGCTCCAGGAACCGGGAGCGTCTCAGTACTTCATCGTTCAGCACGGCCGTGCAGGTGTCAATTCCTGGAAGGCTACTTCGAGAGTTTTTGCTTGTATGCTTCCGTGTCGCGCCGATATTCCGGAGGAACTGGGCGGTTTCCGGAGCCGGAACTTTGCGTGGCTTTGCGTTCCCGTTCCCCGCCGCTGCGGTTCTGGCCGGTGGAATCGTACTGAATTCCCTTGAGCAGCGATTCGAACTGCCGTCGGGCGGCGTCGGTTTCGGCGGATTTGTCGAGACCGGGATCGGCGAGCCGTTCTTCGAGCCGCTGCATGAAGCGTTCGAGATCCTGCTCGGAATAACCGAGTTCGCGCAAGAGATCCTCAGGAGCTTGACCGCGATCGAGTTGCTGGCGCAGCCGCTTCAGGGCCAGTTCGGTGGCCTTCTTCCGATTCGCGAGATCGGCCGCTTCCGGAGTGAGCAGATCGTTCGCGCCGCCGTCGCCGCCGTCGCCTGCATCCCGACCGCGATTGTTCCCTTTTCCCCCCTGCCCATTGGCTTCGCCCCCCGGCTTGCCGCCGCTTTCCTGGGGAGAGTTGCCCGGCTGTCCGCCGGCGGGCATGTCGCCTTGTTGAGGAGCGCCGCCGGGATGTTGGCCCTGGCCTGGCTTGCCTCCAGATTGCTGACCGCCGGGTTGGCCCGGCTGCTCACCAGGTTGCTGTCCGCCAGACTGGCCCCCTTCGCCCTTTTCGCCGGGTTGTTGTCCGTCCTTGCCTTTTTGTTGACCGCCCTGTTGGCTGCCTTCTTGTTTGCCGCCCTCTTGTTTCGAGCCGTTTTGCTTGCCTCCCTGTTGCTCGCCACTTTCCTGCTTGCCCCCTTGCTGGGGCTGGCCGTTCTGTGGCTTTGAGGAATTCTCTTGAGGCGCATTCTGGCCCTGCTGCTGTGGCTGCTGACCACCGGGCTTTTGACCCGGCTGTTCCTGGCCTGATTGCTGTTGCTGTCCATTTTGCTGCGGGGACTCTTTACCGCCGGCGTCCTGTTTCATCTGTTGCTGGCCGCCATTCTGCTGATTCGGCTTGGAATCAGAAGGCTGCTGACCGGATGCGTCATCTTGCGGTTGACCGGGTTTCGGCTGTCCCTGCTGCCCAGACTTTTGCTGCCCCTTATCGCCGCCTTGTTGCCCCGACTGCTGTCCGGCGTCACCTGATTGTTGCTGCTGATCTTTGGGCATCTGATCCTGATTCGGCTGCCCTGCCTCGCGCGGCTCGCCGCCTGCTTTCTTATCGCCGCTGGCGTTCTGCTCACTCTTCTGACCGGGCATCGGCTCTCCCTGTGAACCGGCATCGGGCGCCGACTGCTGATTGGCGGGATCATTCTTGCCGCGTTGCCCTTGCTTGGGTTCCCCTTGCGCTGGCGGGGTGTTCTGATCTGCATTTTGAGGCTCGCTGCCAGCAGGCTTTCCCTGCTTGGGCGGCGTGGCTGATTTCTCTGGCGCAGCGCCCTTGTCGCCGGGCATCGCATCCGAGTCCGGAGAGCCAGGATTGTTCTTTTCGCCAGCGGGGGATTGCGGATCACCCTTCTTTGGGGTTGCGTTCTGGCTCTGTTCGCCAGGCTTCATGCTGTCGGGCTTGCCAGAGGAGTTCGAATCGCTCTTCGCTTCACCTGGTTTGTTGTCGCCGTTCGATTGGCCGCTCGGTGAGGCATCCGACGGAGAATTGGCTTCGCCCTTGTCTCCCTTCTGCATGGCCGGTGAACTCTGATCACCTGCTGCAGAATTCGATGGCTGCTTCTCACCTGAATTCTGTTCGCCGCTGGGTTTGGAACCGCTCTGTTGGGGCTCGCTCTTCTGACCAGACTTCTCGCCAGGAGAACTGTTGTCACCGGTGTTCTGCTGCTGACCTGTTTGCTGCGGCGAGTTTTCGCCCTTTTGCGGCGCAGAAGGAGATTGCTGACCTGATTTCTGGTCAGGCATCGAGTTCGACTTGTTCTCCTGGCCGGCGGACTGCTGGTCCTGACCTGACCCCTGCATGGGGTCATTGCCAGCAGGTGATTTCTGACCGGACCGATTCTCTGGCTTGCTGTCGCCAGATTGTTTGTCGGCTTTGGATTGCTGTTCCCCCTGCTTCTGCTGAGAAGAGCTGTCTTGCTTCTGCTGAGGTGGCGTGGTTTTGGAGTCGCCGTTCTCACGCATTTCATTTTGCCTGGTCGAATCCTGTTCCGACTTCGGCTGCTGCGCGGGGGGATTGCCGCCTTGCTGCGGCTTTGATGAATCGTTTTGCGGCTGCGAGTTCTGGTTCTGCTTCTCCTGTTCTTTATTCCAGTCGAGGAGTCGTTGCAGAGCCTGATCTTCGCCCGCCTGATTCTGCGGCGGCGTATTGGCGTTCTTGTTAGACGAGTCCTGCTTGCCGGGCGGAGCTTTGCCTTGTCCGTTGTTGCCGGACGGTTGTTGCCCGTTTTGTTTGTTGCCAGACGGCTGCTGTTGGCCGTTTTGCTGAGAGGAGTTGCCAGACTCCTTTTGATCTCCGGACGGCTTCCCCTCGCCTTGTTGTCCTTGAGACTGTTGACCCTGAGTCTGTTTGCCTTGCCCGGAGGAGTCTTGGCCGGCGCCTTGCGGCGGCTTTTCTCCCTGTTCCCCCTGGGGCCGTTGTTGCTGCGGATTGCCTTTGGGTTCCTGACCAGGTTCGTTCTCGTTGGCAGCCTGTTTGTCAGCAGGCATCTCCTGCCCTGGCTGCATCGGAAGCTGTTTTTGCTCAGGTGGCTGTTGGCGTGGCTCGCGCTGCAGGCCTGGCTGTTGGGGCTCTTGCGGTTGGTTGGGCTGCGGATTTTCCTGTCGAGGACGATTTGGTTCGTCTGCCTGAGGAAGTCTGTTCTGGAGTTCTTCCGCCTGTTGATCGTTGAACTGGCGATTCTGTTCAGGTGCGGCCGGGGCGGCGATGGTGAGCGTGATCCGCTGCGTGCGGCTGATGTTCTTCTGACGCTTGCCGAACGGCTCGAAGTTGTCTTCGGCTTCGGCGAACAGCGTGATGTGATCCCCCGCCTTCACCGAATATTTGGCGAGGTCGAGGCGATGAATCGTCTGGAACTCGGCCATCTCAGGCGGCGCGGTGAACAGCGCCGGCAACGGCAGGTCGTCACCATTGAGCTGCAGTTTGAGGACCACGCGGCGGAGCAGGAAGTCGGGATCGCGGGCCGAGACAGCGATGGGGACCGTCGCATTTGCTGGGACAGTCATGTCGCGGTCCGGATGCACCACCGAGATCTCCGGTTTCAGGTCCGGGCGGATCTTGATGCGGTAGACCGTAGGCTGCGGATCCTTCTGATTTCGTTCGTTCCACACCTGGACATGGAAGTAACGGGCGAAGGTGCCGTCATCGCGAAACTTCAATTGCCAGCGCGCGGTGAGCAGATCGTCGCGGATCTGCATGGGATAGGCTTCCGCCGATTCCTGCGTTGTCTCCTGATCGGAGCAGTACACGATCGCCTGTTTCACTGGCATGTTGGGACGAGCCCGCACCGTCACCCAGGTGCCTTCCCAGGCATCGATGATGTTGCTTTGCTGTTCGGAACGCCCGAGCCCCATGTACTGGGGGTATTCGTAGATGATCTGAGCGACTTCGGCTGACGGCGGCTGATTGACTCGAATCTGGTAAGTCTTCGACGTCGCATCGCCGGCAGTGATGTGGTAGCTCACATCACTGAGCAATCCTTTGCCGGCATCGCCGGTGAGTCGGGTTTGAAAGCTCGGCAGTTGCTCTTCCGTACGGCGCATCTTGAGCGGCTCGTTGACGAACCTGCGATCGACGGTCGAGAAGAGCAGAGTCACCTCTTCGGGAATGTGTCCCCCGAGTTCGACCGAAACGTCAATTTGATCGCGAGCGAGAACTTCAGTATCACCCGGTTTCACATCGCGGATTTCGGTCCGGGTGGCTGCGGCAACCGATGAGAGGGGCATCAGTGCCCGCCACAAGGTCGTCGACATTCGCTTGGGAGAGATGAGCGTGTACAGACAGATGGCGACGACCAGTCCGAGCAGAATGTAGGACGCCCGCATCAGCAAGCGGCGGTCGATCGCTTCTTCGACATTCGTTTGCGAGATCTGCTGAGCGGTACGGCGCTCGAGGGCGGAACGGATGCCGGGAGGGATTTCGCGGCCCGACTGCTGGAAGTCGACCCAGGTCATCAGGCTGCTTTTAAATTCGGGATGCGTCTTTTCGATCTGTCGGGCGGCGTACAGGGAGTTGATCTGCCGCCACCAGGGCCAGACCACTTTCCAGCCAATCCAGCTCAGCGACGCGGCGGCAATCAGCACGATCAGAGCCAGACGCGTCGCGGGGCTGAAACCGCCGGGGAGCACCCATTGGTCAAAGACGGCGAACAGCAGCAGGTAGCCGGTGAGGGCGGCGCAGAGCACCACCACGGCAGACATCAGGTCGGCCTGGTGAATTCCAGAGCGTGTTTTTTTGAGTTGGAACTCGATAAATTCGTCAAAGTCGACGTAATTTGCCGAGGCGACCGACTCTGGCTGCGTCTGTTCCGTCACCGCCATAACGAGATCCCGAAA
Protein-coding sequences here:
- a CDS encoding pyridoxal phosphate-dependent decarboxylase family protein gives rise to the protein MHSPEQVDLYQQSLAQLLQGFSHLPDWSSAPLNQDAAQVLQRTAERLHDNFPYHHPFYLGQMLKPPHPVAQMAYTLAMCLNPNNHALDGGRASSAMELECIAQLAAMFGWTEHLGHLCGGGTMANFEALWVARELTGGHAVAASAHAHYTHSRLSRVLNVPFVTVPVDRAGRMDLAALEHILQTEQIGTVVATLGTTGLGAVDPLDRIVALRERFGFRLHVDSAYGGYFGLAGNLRPESARAYAALKHADSIVIDPHKHGLQPYGCGCILFRDRRVAAIYHHESPYTYFTSDDLHLGEISLECSRAGASAVALWATLQAFPLVREGEFARNLERGREAALKLVEWIDAQPRLRPVVVPELDIVVWMVQAETASQSSEFAQQIFDAAARREIHLAQLTLSRDFLAPLAAIEEWDQPSLKCMRATVMKPEHLAWMSRILERLAEATHEVFASPPHPCNQVRGPG
- a CDS encoding HEAT repeat domain-containing protein, with product MFQVFRIAILTIATCWPTLSFAQDLGVEDLILLLKGSDADLAYTAARKLKNYGKDNPAVIKALVEALNDDRQVPSQTFIVTVRVCSTAADSLISIGAPALAAVMEFYDRSDSTEDQRRAINIIGRIGAESDAAWQRVRAALNADDPQLRIVAIRAAQQLKSGTQELITALIPTLGDSKPYVQDTAASALALQGSISAPAIHDLIWLSESRETTARMCGCFISTMIPVRMEAVHALGNIGPSASVALPRLTEMAFNDLDKNVRLAAAVAIWKIAKTPRPGVDILSNEFQPPDFAGIDACDELGSHALPLLPKLIELLNGDNENIRSEVIRVTAKVAPDRAAALILPWVMRIPVAVEQNGDYDDSEFDTREAAITALGELGGRDPQVVAVLLNAATFADGDTVAWHEQLQIRRAALQVLGRFGDPAKETLPALEAMSASLDDELLKPDLLEAIDKIKAAANSEQ
- a CDS encoding flavin reductase family protein, producing MVQHGLRKDPTTMYDAFGPVLGRIPSGLFILSARGPGGEETAMLASWVQQASFAPPAVTVAVNAKRYLREWLVPGATAALSLIGETQKSVLGHFGKGFDPGEPAFEGIAIDRSPAGQAVLQDALGWIEGEVTAAIDAGDHHVILLKLTAAAEGPRLAAERPWVHVRKNGLHY
- a CDS encoding ABC1 kinase family protein — encoded protein: MQPYPLRFLKNLNRGREIATVLLNYGFGDVLERLGLAPYLNWGRRLVSRKRREIPEELTTPRRIRLALQDLGPTFIKFGQVLSTRPDLIPNDVIQELTLLQEHVPPFAVEGVTESIELEFYRPIYELFSKFDDAPLAAGSLAQVHAATTLDGREVVVKVRRPSIKQAVERDLALMMELAQLMERHVPESQVFDPVGLVKYFARTIRREMNFQREARALQEFRKLFEGDPRLYVPYVEPELLTEAVLVMERVDGLRVYDLDGIRACGLDPSQLAVNGASIFMRQAFEMGYFHGDPHPGNMRIREDGAIVLLDYGMVGFLDDEKRERLVDLFVAVAHHDVDRAVTVLLSVGQATRPSIDLVLLKADVRDFLDAYYGLPLEQIRIGQMLTDFIGILAAHGLQCPGDLMLLVRACVTLEGVGRKLDPKFNMAEVLSPFVERMIRDRYHPKRVVERALVDLQGLLRSVHDLPLHLGRTLQKASQDDLKVQLEHRGLDRLITEFDRSSNRLVVGMVISSMVVATALIIRSTTTQSLWFAAPLFIFSGLLGVWLIWGILRSGRL